Proteins from a single region of Seriola aureovittata isolate HTS-2021-v1 ecotype China chromosome 9, ASM2101889v1, whole genome shotgun sequence:
- the plcg1 gene encoding 1-phosphatidylinositol 4,5-bisphosphate phosphodiesterase gamma-1 yields MAGTSGFFSNGPVPWMDNDTEMNNLYRDLELGTVLTLFYSKKSQRPERRTFQVKLETRTIIWTRGTDKIEGEIDIREIKEIRPGQKSRDFERYVEDSAARLDQAHCFVILYGTEFRLKSLSLAATSDEEMTMWVKGLNWLVADTLKSPTPLQIERWLRKQFYAVDRNREDRISCKDLKSMLSQVNYRVPNMRFLREKLPESELRNGDVSFSQFAQLYRSLMFDAQKNMEIPFLQRFIDRPEPRISLEDFKSFLLESQMEMWATDDNKVQEFMFGYLKDPLREVEQPYFHADEFLTYLFSKENTIWDCSLDQVCPENMNNPLSHYWISSSHNTYLTGDQFSSESSLEAYARCLRMGCRCIELDCWDGPDGMPVIYHGHTLTTKIKFSDVLTTIKEHAFVTSDYPIILSIEDHCSIVQQRNMATHFKKVFGDMLLTKAVDIVADGLPSPNQLKRKILIKHKKLAEGSAYEEVSTSTPYSENDISNSIKNGILYLEDPINHEWYPHFFVLTSSKIYYSEETSNNQGNDDEEEHREVSNGMDQHVTEKWFHGKLGAGRDGRQIAERLLSEYCLETGAPDGSFLVRESETFVGDYTLSFWRSGRVQHCRIHSRQEAGSPKFYLTDNLVFDTLFALISHYQQVALRCNEFEMKLTEPVPQTNAHESKEWYHANLSRSHAENMLMRVPRDGAFLVRKRAEPNSFAISFRAEGKIKHCRVQQEGQTVVLGTSEFDSLVDLISYYEKHPLYRKMKLRYPINEDTLEKIGTAEPDYGSLYEGRNPGFYVEANQMPTFKCTVRAMYEYKAQRDDELSFTKSAIISNVDKQEGGWWKGDCGGKKQLWFPANYVEEISPSAAEPDRAEMTENSPLGDLLRGSVDVSSCQIVVRPDGKGSRPHVFSLVPNASMRTGPVLDVAANSQEELKEWVFKIREVTVTSEAKLEEGKIMERRKKIALELSELVIYCRPVPFDEDKIGTERACFRDMSSFPETKAEKYVNKIKGKKFLQYNRLQLSRIYPRGQRLDSSNYDPLPMWLCGSQLVALNFQTADKPMQMNQALFMLNGRSGYVLQPPIMRDDSFDPFDRHTLRGLEQVTLEIEVLGARHLPKHGRGIVCPLIEIEVCGAEYDSAKQKTDSEADNGLNPTWPRKPFQFTVCNSAFAFLRFVVYEIDMFNDQNFLAQATFPIHGLKTGYRSVPLKNSYNEDLELASLLVHMDIVRGRDENGEVLSPFLAVGATSLSASAQAGRERLGDLSSVSSTSSSMSALPQSPAQAMAYRGREGSFESRYQSPLDDFRVSQETLLDHMDPQNRRMLRRTRVGGENRV; encoded by the exons TTGACATTCGAGAGATAAAGGAGATCCGTCCTGGACAGAAGTCCCGTGACTTTGAGCGCTATGTGGAGGACTCGGCAGCGCGGCTGGACCAGGCTCACTGCTTTGTCATCCTGTATGGCACAGAGTTTCGCCTTAAATCACTCAGCCTTGCAG CTACGTCTGATGAGGAGATGACCATGTGGGTGAAGGGGTTAAACTGGCTTGTGGCCGACACGCTGAAGTCACCGACGCCGCTTCAGATAGAGAG gtGGTTACGCAAGCAGTTCTACGCGGTTGATCGCAACAGAGAAGACAG GATATCCTGTAAGGATCTGAAGAGCATGCTGAGCCAGGTCAACTACAGGGTGCCCAACATGAGGTTCCTCCGAGAGAAACTTCCG GAGTCAGAGCTGAGGAATGGAGACGTGTCCTTCAGTCAGTTTGCCCAGCTCTATCGCAGCCTCATGTTTGACGCTCAGAAAAAC ATGGAGATCCCGTTTCTACAAAG GTTCATTGACAGACCAGAACCGAGGATCTCCCTAGAGGACTTCAAGAGCTTCCTCCTGGAGTCTCAAATG GAAATGTGGGCTACAGACGACAACAAGGTTCAGGAGTTTATGTTCGGCTACCTGAAGGACCCCCtgagagaagtggagcagccTTATTTCCACGCAGACGAG TTCCTGACATACCTGTTCTCCAAAGAGAACACCATCTGGGATTGTTCCCTGGACCAAGTTTGTCCTGAGAATATGAACAACCCCCTGTCCCACTACTGGATCTCCTCTTCGCACAACAC CTACCTGACGGGAGACCAGTTTTCCAGTGAGTCGTCCCTGGAGGCGTACGCTCGCTGTCTGAGGATGGGCTGCCGCTGTATTGAAT tggaCTGCTGGGATGGTCCTGATGGAATGCCAGTCATCTACCACGGACACACCCTCACAACAAAAATCAAGTTTTCTGATGTGCTGACCACCATCAAAGAGCACGCCTTTGTCACATCCGA CTACCCCATCATCCTGTCCATTGAGGACCACTGTAGTATTGTGCAGCAGAGGAATATGGCCACTCACTTTAAGAAGGTGTTTGGAGACATGCTGCTGACCAAGGCGGTGGATATTGTGGCAGATGGACTGCCCTCACCCAACCAGCTCAAGAGGAAAATCCTCATCAAG CATAAGAAGCTTGCAGAGGGCAGTGCCTATGAGGAGGTGTCCACATCCACTCCCTACTCGGAGAACGATATCAGCAACTCCATCAAAAACGGCATCTTGTACCTAGAAGACCCCATTAACCAT GAGTGGTACCCTCATTTCTTTGTCCTGACCAGTAGTAAGATCTACTACTCAGAAGAGACCTCTAATAACCAGGGTAACGATGACgaggaggagcacagagag GTGTCCAATGGCATGGACCAGCACGTGACAGAGAAATGGTTCCACGGGAAGCTGGGCGCAGGGCGGGACGGGCGGCAGATAGCCGAGAGACTGCTGTCTGAGTACTGCCTAGAAACCGGAGCTCCTGATGGCTCCTTCCTGGTCCGAGAGAGCGAGACGTTTGTTGGAGACTACACTCTGTCATTCTG GCGTTCAGGGCGGGTGCAGCACTGTCGCATCCACTCGCGTCAGGAGGCAGGTAGCCCCAAGTTCTACCTGACGGACAACCTGGTGTTCGACACGCTCTTTGCCCTGATCAGCCACTACCAGCAGGTGGCGCTGCGCTGCAATGAGTTTGAGATGAAGCTGACTGAGCCGGTGCCTCAGACCAATGCCCACGAAAGCAAAGA GTGGTACCATGCCAACCTCTCCAGGAGCCATGCTGAGAACATGTTGATGAGGGTTCCACGTGACGGGGCTTTCCTTGTCAGGAAGAGGGCAGAACCCAACTCGTTTGCCATTTCCTTCAG GGCCGAGGGTAAGATAAAGCACTGTCGTGTGCAGCAGGAGGGTCAGACCGTGGTGCTGGGCACCTCAGAGTTTGACAGCCTAGTAGATCTCATCAGCTACTACGAGAAGCACCCTCTGTACCGCAAAATGAAGCTGCGCTACCCCATCAATGAGGACACACTGGAGAAGATAGGCACTGCT GAGCCAGACTACGGGTCTCTGTATGAGGGCAGGAATCCAGGCTTTTACGTGGAGGCGAACCAAATGCCAACGTTCAAG TGCACGGTGAGAGCCATGTACGAGTATAAAGCCCAGAGAGACGATGAGCTCTCCTTCACCAAGAGCGCCATCATCTCTAATGTGGACAAACAGGAAGGAGGATG GTGGAAGGGTGACTGTGGAGGGAAGAAGCAGCTGTGGTTTCCTGCCAACTACGTGGAGGAGATCAGTCCATCAGCGGCAGAGCCTGACAGAGCT GAGATGACAGAGAACAGCCCTCTGGGAGATCTACTGAGAGGAAGTGTGGACGTGTCTTCCTGTCAGATTG TTGTGCGTCCTGACGGGAAGGGCAGCAGGCCCCACGTCTTCTCCCTCGTACCGAATGCCTCCATGCGGACGGGCCCTGTGCTCGACGTCGCTGCCAACAGCCAAGAGGAGCTCAAGGAATGGGTGTTCAAGATccgtgaggtcaccgtgacttCAGAGGCCAAG CTGGAAGAGGGGAAGATaatggagagaaggaagaagattGCACTGGAATTATCCGAGCTGGTCATCTACTGTAGGCCTGTGCCGTTCGATGAAGATA AGATCGGCACAGAGCGAGCCTGTTTCCGGGACATGTCGTCCTTCCCCGAGACCAAGGCAGAGAAGTACGTCAACAAGATCAAAGGAAAGAAGTTCCTGCAGTACAATCGACTACAGCTGTCCAGGATCTACCCCAGAGGCCAGAGACTAGACTCCTCTAACTATGACCCGCTGCCGATGTGGCTGTGCGGGTCCCAGCTGGTAGCGCTCAACTTCCAGACAGCAG ACAAGCCAATGCAGATGAACCAGGCCCTGTTCATGTTGAATGGAAGGAGTGGCTACGTCCTTCAGCCGCCCATCATGAGGGACGATAGCTTCGATCCGTTTGACAGACATACACTACGAGGCCTTGAACAAGTCACTCTAGAGATAGAG GTTTTGGGCGCACGGCACCTTCCCAAGCACGGTCGTGGCATAGTTTGTCCTCTGATCGAGATCGAGGTGTGCGGGGCAGAGTACGACAGCGCCAAGCAAAAAACTGACTCAGAAG CTGATAACGGTCTGAACCCCACGTGGCCCCGGAAGCCATTCCAGTTCACAGTGTGCAACTCCGCATTCGCCTTCCTCCGCTTTGTGGTTTATGAGATCGACATGTTCAATGACCAAAATTTCTTGGCTCAGGCCACATTCCCCATTCATGGTCTCAAGACAG GTTACCGGTCAGTACCTCTCAAGAACAGCTACAACGAGGATCTGGAGTTGGCTTCTCTGTTAGTCCACATGGACATCGTCAGAGGCAGg GATGAAAACGGAGAGGTTCTGAGCCCGTTTCTTGCAGTCGGGGCCACATCACTGTCAGCATCTGCCCAAGCAGGGAGGGAACGTTTGGGGGACTTGAGCTCGGTGTCTTCGACTTCCTCCAGCATGTCTGCTCTGCCCCAGTCGCCAGCCCAGGCCATGGCCTACAGGGGGAGGGAGGGCTCCTTTGAATCCCGCTACCAGTCCCCTCTAGATGACTTCAGGGTGTCCCAGGAGACACTGCTGGACCACATGGACCCACAGAACAGGAG GATGTTGCGGAGGACCAGAGTGGGCGGAGAGAACCGTGTCTGA